A single genomic interval of Lucilia cuprina isolate Lc7/37 chromosome 2, ASM2204524v1, whole genome shotgun sequence harbors:
- the LOC111676611 gene encoding U1 small nuclear ribonucleoprotein 70 kDa, whose protein sequence is MTQYLPPNLLALFAARDPIPFMPPVDKLPHEKKSRGYLGVGNFLNDFEDPKDTPAPKKMETRQERLERRRREKAEQVAYKLEREIALWDPQEIKNATEDPFRTLFVARVNYDTSESKLRREFEIYGPIKKIVMITDPETGKPKGYAFIEYEHERDMHAAYKHADGKKIDGKRVLVDVERARTVKGWLPRRLGGGLGGTRRGGNDVNIKHSGREDNERERERYRLEREREDRENARVMERGGARFGESGRRRSRSRDRVRERERERPRRSRSRSRERRKRRGSRDREYDEYERRDRREKDRERDRERDRKKKRSKSRERDSSRERRERKRERRDKERERDRRDSKERKPDFREMDIIKIKEEPIDDGYPTYPMYPSASIKRETDDEQEEKFRPPHDMFSVPPPPIPGRSGVSGSNENGQNTGDSQQSWWH, encoded by the coding sequence ATGACACAATACCTACCGCCAAATTTATTGGCACTTTTTGCCGCACGGGACCCCATACCGTTTATGCCGCCCGTAGATAAGCTGCCGCATGAAAAGAAATCTCGAGGTTACTTGGGTGTTGGCAATTTCCTTAATGACTTTGAAGATCCAAAGGATACACCGGCACCCAAGAAGATGGAGACACGACAAGAACGTCTAGAAAGACGGAGACGCGAAAAAGCAGAACAGGTAGCGTATAAGCTAGAACGTGAAATAGCACTTTGGGATccccaagaaattaaaaatgcaaCGGAAGACCCCTTTCGCACTTTGTTTGTGGCTCGTGTCAATTACGACACATCCGAGTCCAAGTTGAGAAgagaatttgaaatttatggTCCTATAAAGAAAATCGTAATGATTACTGATCCGGAGACTGGCAAACCCAAGGGTTATGCTTTCATTGAGTATGAACATGAACGAGACATGCATGCTGCTTACAAACATGCTGATGGCAAAAAGATTGATGGTAAACGAGTGTTAGTTGATGTGGAAAGAGCTAGAACTGTTAAAGGCTGGTTACCAAGGCGTCTAGGTGGAGGTTTGGGTGGCACTCGTCGTGGTGGCAACGatgttaatattaaacattcgGGTCGTGAAGACAACGAACGTGAGCGTGAACGTTATCGCTTGGAGCGAGAGAGAGAAGACCGCGAGAATGCTCGTGTTATGGAGAGAGGAGGGGCAAGATTTGGTGAAAGTGGTCGTCGTCGATCACGATCTAGAGATCGTGTACGTGAAAGAGAACGTGAACGCCCCCGCCGTTCACGCAGTAGATCACGCGAACGCAGAAAGCGTCGCGGCAGTCGTGACCGCGAATACGATGAGTACGAAAGACGTGACCGACGTGAAAAAGATCGCGAACGTGATCGTGAGCGCGATCGTAAAAAGAAACGTTCCAAGTCACGCGAAAGAGATTCATCTCGTGAACGTCGTGAAAGGAAACGTGAACGTCGTGATAAAGAACGTGAACGTGATCGTCGTGATAGCAAGGAGCGTAAGCCAGACTTCCGTGAAATGGATATTATAAAGATTAAGGAAGAGCCAATAGACGATGGATATCCCACATATCCAATGTACCCATCAGCCTCTATAAAGCGTGAAACTGACGACgaacaagaagaaaaatttcGACCACCACACGACATGTTTAGTGTGCCACCACCACCCATACCAGGTCGTAGTGGAGTAAGTGGTTCTAATGAAAATGGTCAAAATACTGGCGACAGCCAACAATCATGGTGGCATTAA